Genomic segment of Canis lupus dingo isolate Sandy chromosome 9, ASM325472v2, whole genome shotgun sequence:
CTCCGTCCACTGTGCCCAGCTGCTCCATGGAGATGTAAGGGTGACCCTCAGAGGAAGGACCCCTCCAGACCCTCTCCAGTATGGGGAGATGAGGGGAAGCCCTGTTCCCTTGGGTCCCCCCTGACTCCAGTTTGCCCCAGGTGGAGGTACAAGCTGGCCGCATGCAGTGTGAGCTGTGGAGGAGGGTTTGCGCAGAGGATGCTATATTGTGCACGGGCTCACGgggaggacgaggacgaggagaTCCTGCCAGATACCCAGTGCCAGGGGCTGCCTCGTCCAGAGCAGCAGGaagcctgcagcccagagccctgCCCACCCAGGTCAGCAGCCCCGAGGTGTTGGGGAAGCAGCCTGAGGTCCTGGAGTGTGCAGACACCAGGCCAGTTGCCGTGGGGCTTATTTTAGGGTGGCTCTGGCCAGGGAGACAGTCCTTGGGAAGCAGGACTACTGGCAGGCTGTACCAAGTGTCAGAGGTGACATTCCAACAAAATGCAGGTGGCATGGCCCGCTCTGATTGGGGTGAAGGTGTGGGGAGGGCTGGAGAGCTTCCCTGGGAGAAGGCAGGGTGTCAGCGGAGCCCAAGGATGGTCCCAGCTGGGGTGTGGGACAGAAGAGCTCAAGCCAGCAAGGTCCAGAGGTGGGGTCCGAGCCTCCTAAGGAAGAGTAGACAATCGCCCACCTTGTTCACAGCTCCACGGCTGCGTCCTTGTAGTTTTGCACTTTGACCAATGAAATGCCTTTCTGTATCATCGAAAGAGGCAAACAGACACCCATGTGCCACCACCAGGTTTAACAGATGTGCTTTATTGCCACATTTCCTTCATGTccttggctttaaaaaaatacaccattCCAGATAAGAATTCGTTTAAATTAGAAGCCTTAACTCATCTATGATATCTTTGGGGGTATGTTGCAAAGTAGGGAGCATACTTTATTTCTCCAGATTGCTAACAGAATTTCCCCCAGCCGGCTCCATTATCATGTCTTCTTAGATCCTTGTGTGTGTTGGGATCTGTGTCAGGGCTTTTGACCCGATTCTGCAGTTCGCAATCCCCCATTGATCCCCATCCCCATATCAGGCTGTTTTAAATACCGTAGCTCTGTGGTCCATTTACCACCCGCACCAGTGTCTCTTGGCTTCTTTGCTTGTGCTAAAGTCCCTTGGCCATGCAGCACATTCATTTATATGGGATTTTATCTGGGACTTGTATGGGAATTTGACATGCATAACGTCTAGCTCCTCTCTGGATGTCACTGTAGCCGTGTCCTCCTTGATATTCTGGAACacatgctcctgcctcagggctccTGCGCCTACCTTCCCATTGTGTGGATGCATCTTCTCTGGATATCCTTGCAACCAGGCTCTGCTCAAAGCACCACAGCAGCGAGGTGGGGAGTCCTGAACAGCACACCCTACTTACCTCAGGACTCTCGGCACTGCCTGACTCTACCATTTAGCATTTATTTCTCTATCTGCTGTCTCTTCCTTCGAGCCTGTGGTTTCTCCACGAGGGGTTATTCTGCCTCCCAGGGGACatgtggcaatgtctggagacattttaaaTGTCATGACTAGGGAATGGGGGGGGTGTTAGTGGCCTCTGGtgagtgggtggaggccaggggtgctgctgaacatcctacaCTGCACAGATGGCCCCCATGACAGAACCactggccccaaatgtcagtggTGCCGAAGTGGAGAGGCATATGTGTTCTGAAGGGTGGCATGGGAGGCTTGGTTGGTTCACTCCATTTTCCTAGCGTCTAGAAGAGTGTCAGGCCCACGGAAGGCATGTGTTTGAGAGGTGGCATCCCAGAGCCAGGAGGTGGCACAGTGTCACCATTAGAGCCTCAGGCTCCAGCACGGGCTCCCTGGGTTCGGTCTCAGCTCTAAAAAATGTCGGCTGTTATCATTCATTGAATGATTACAAGTTAATACGGGCAGAACTGACCCACACCAAGATTTGTTTTCCCTTCTCCTGGGGCATGTTTTCCTCCATCCCTGTTACTTGGAATCACCAACCAGGAATGGTGAGCCATTGATAGGAAGGGCTCGCTCTTCCTGGGCTCAGGGCTGCACTCTGGGTCTTTTCTTCTTGCAGGTGGAAAATCATGTCCCTCGGCCCATGCTCAGCCAGCTGTGGCTTTGGCACTGCCACACGTTCTGTGGCCTGTGTGCAGCTCAGCCAAGGCCAGGACATTGAGGTGGATGGGGCAGCCTGTGCGGCTCTGGTTCGGCCTCAGGCCAGCATCCCCTGCATCCTCGCCTATTGCACCTACCGGTGGCATGTCAGCACCTGGACACAGGTAAGTTGTGtggttggggctggggctggggctggggctgggaagtGCATCTGCTGAGGGTCCTCACACACGGAACCCTGGGGGCTCTGATTGTGATTCCCTGAAAGGAGGGGGCTAGTGGGGTAGGAGGTCGTTGGGGCACCCAGAGATGGAAGACACAGCAGGGCCTTGAGACCCAAGGGGCAGGTCTAGCCCAAGGTCCAGAGACACCAGAAGATGAAGGGGAAGGtaactctgttccacaccttGCTTTTCTGGTGTTGTCCTGTGTCCAGCACCTCACAAGGTACTAGAAAGACAAAGGTAAATAAGGTTAGGTCTCCTGATGGGTAAGCTCACTCATGATGTAGAGGGGGAGAAGAGGCAAAGTAGCCAGCCACCGCTGGTGTCGGTCACAGGACTCTGGGCATCCAGGTTGGGTAGAGGTGGGAGCTCAGACGAGGACAGGGTgggagcctcagtctcctcacctgtGGAATGGAGAAACATGCTTGCCTCCTGGGCTGTGCAAAGATTAGATGGGATCATTCCTGGCCAGTGGTCACCGCTGCCCCCGATGCCCTCTGGCAAGGtcagcctcagcttcctttcctctttcctggcAGTGCTCTGTCTCCTGCGGAGATGGCATACAGCGCAGGCGTAAGGCCTGCCTTGGACCCCAGGCCCAGGCACCTGTGCTGGCTGACTTCTGCCAGCACTTGCACAAGCCAGCCACTGTGCGGGGCTGCTGGGCCGGGCCCTGTGGTGGGCAGGTGACTCCCAGGCCAGCACCCAACGAGGAAGCCACTGCTCCAGACCAGGCCACTGCTGGTGCCTCTCCGGAGTGGCCTCAGCCCCAGGCCCACCTTCTATCCCCAGCACCCCCGCTTCAGAGgcttctgcctgggtctcaggAAAACCCAGCTGAGTCCAGTTATGTTCTTCAACCTTTCTGTCTGGGTGGCTGGTTGGCTGGCTGCAGGAGGGGTGGGCAAAGGCACCACCACTGGGAGAGCTGGGACtagctccttgtggggaccccTGGGGCTGTCCTGCGGAGCAACCCTCAGAACCCTGGGTTGTGTGCGGCTAAACTGAAGGGATGGGCTCTGGAGGTGGTGCTCTGGGCTGGccctcttctcccactctgtatcCACCAGCAGGGTGCAAACTCACTTTTATTATCATCAAGGGAAGGAAACCTGTGTTTTCAGAGAGTCGGCCCCAGGTCTGTGGGACTCAAAGCCAGGCCCTACTATATatgctgcctccctctgtctggaGCATCTTGGAAGCGGCTCTGTGCCCTGGATGGTGACACTTGGACCCATGcagctcccttctctcccctcagCATGGTCTGGCTGGGCCTAGGAGGATGCCAGCCACTCCCCTGCCTGTCTCCCACCCAGCATGGAAAACTCCAGGCCCCACCCTGCTAGGGATGCCCTGCCCACCCAGAAGCTCTGTTCACCGGGGGCCCCTGTCGCCTTTCCAGGTGCCTGTGGCCGGCAGCATCTTGAGCCAATGGGAACTATTGACATGCGAGGCCCAGGGCGGGCTGACTGTGCAGTGGCCATTGGGCGGCCCCTGGGTGAGGTGGTGACCCTCCAAGTCCTCGAGAGTTCCCTCAGCTGCAGTGCTGGTACGTCTCGGGCCGTGTGTGCAAGTGCTGCAAGTGCCAGGCCGCCAAGCACCAGTGAGCGTGAGCCCACCCCGTTCGGGGCCAGATGTGCCACGTGCATCTCCATGCATAATCCTCATGGCCATCACGCGATTGGCCTGGGACGCcccagatgatgaaactgaggtgGTGTCCAGTGACTTAGAGTCATACAGCCGGGAAGTGGGAGGGCCCTGCCCACAGCAGTGGGTCTACCCCAGGACACCTGGAGTGGGGGTGCTGGAGCCTCACTGCACTGCCGCTTCCTAGGGGATGTGTTGCTGCTTTGGGACAGGCTCACGTGGAAGAAGATGTGCGGGAAGCTATCTGGCATGACTTTTAGCTCCAAGACCAACACGCTGGTGGTGAGGCAGCGCCGCGTGCGGCTGGAAGGTGGGGTTGTGCTGCGGTACAGGAGCCggcctgcaccgggagccccccACCGAGGTATGGCAAGGTGTTTGAGCCTCCCCCACATCCCTGCAGGGTGGCTGGGTAGGCGCTACTGTTAACTGGCTGGCCGGCCAGGCAGAGAGGGCACCCATGGAGATGGAGGAAGACACCCCTGGCTCCTCGACCCCAGGATGAGGTCCCAGCATGTGTGCTGTGCCCTTCCTCGCTGGGGCCTGGCAGTGACATGGGTGGACATGAGACCTGACTTTGACCACAACACCAAACTTTCCCCCTTCACTGCTCCCCTGGTGGTCCACACCCAGTCCACATCCAGTTCATCCACCTGCTCCTCTCTACAGAGTGTGACATGCAGCTCTTCGGACCCTGGGGGGAAATCGTGAGCCCCTCCGTGGGTGCTGATGGGAGGAACTCAGGGGGCTGCCGCATCTTCATTAATGTGGCCCCACAGGCCCGAATTGCCATCCATGCCCTGGCCACTGATGGCACAGGAACCGGTGCCAGCTATGTCTTGGTAAGGCCAGGATGGGGACAGGAACAGGCGGACTTTTGCTATGAATCTAGACAGCTGTCTCTGGGGATGGGAGCCAGGAGTACTCTACTAGAGGACCCCCTGAGTTTGCTCAAAAACCCCAAAATCATTagtgaaagaatgagagagaatttcCTCCAGGTACATCAACAAATGTTTCTTGAGCTCCTCACAAGAGTGAAATAGGAATACACTTTTTCTGGTGTAGACTGTCAGCTAGCCCAGGACTAATGCATAATTTTAGACCCCAAAAGAACTTTTCCAGAAGAGCGGGCTCCCCCCACAAAGTTCATGGGGGACTGTCCTCTGCAAGGTGTTAGCTCCCCTGTTGTAGGCAGCCTGGCttctggaatcagacagacctgagCTCTGATCCCAGCTCTAACACCCTGGCTGTGTATCCTTGGGGAAGTAGTATAACTTCTCTGAACCCTAGTTTCCTGGTAGAGTAACAGTGCCTTCCTGATAGGGCTGTTGTGTGAAGATTATATGTGATCCTGACTGTATGATCCCTTGTATATCAAAGGCTCCCCGAATGCTAGCTAGTTATCATTTGTGGCTGGCCCTCTGGGGCTGGCCCTTTCCCTTCAGATCCGGGACATCCACAGCCTGAAGACGATGACATTCCGTGGGCAGCAGGCACTCTACTGGGAGTCGGAGGGAAGCCAGGCTGAGATGGAGTTTAGccagggcttcctggaggcgCATGCCAGCCTGCGAGGCCAGTACTGGACCCTCCAATCTAGAGTGCAGGAACCTGGCTGGGCTGAGCCCTAGCTTCCTCTCTGAGCACATACCTCCAGTGACCTGTGGGCACAGGGGGATGCCTCCTCCAGAccccagaagagaaaggaaggagccTGACATTTATGAGCACCTCTTAGGTGCCCGGTGAGGCCCGGAGGGTTGATTCTGGGCTCTGAATGCTCTCCAATTTGGATTCCCTCCAATCTCTATCTCCTTTAGGACTTCCTCCAACATGTCAAAGGCTGGGCGGTGGGAGGCAGGGACTGGACTCGCTGGAAAGGCAGTCTCCAGCCTCTCTACCAATAAACGGAATGTGCAGTCTGAGTAGCGTTTCCTTCCCCAAACCTGTCCAATCTGGCTTGAAAACCTATCCCAAGGCATTGCCTGGATTCCCGGGCAGCGGTCGGGCTCCAGACCCATTCTTGAGCCGCGCCATCCCAGCGGTCTTCCCCTTTGCCACCCAGGGTGGAGGAGCGGGGGGGCTGCGGAGTCCAGAATGGGCCAGACCCAGCGCACCTGTTAATTGCGCGCGCCGCCCGGCCGGGACGCGCGTCCAGCAGGGACGATCTGAGCGCCGAGAGCGCCcgggccgcgccgccccgccccctaTGCTAATGAGCACGAGCCCTTCGGGCGCACCTTGCCCCCCGCCCTGCGGGCCCCGCCCCCTATGCTAATGAGAGGCCGCCTCTCCCACAAGGCAGCGCGCCGGGCCGACGCGGCCGGCTCCGGAGTGCTTTGTGAGGGCGGCGGGCTGCGCCAGACGGCGGCACCATGAGCGGCTCGGGCGGGGCGTCGGCGGCGGCTGTCAGCTCCGCGCCGCCGGCGCAGGACGAGGGCATGACGTGGTGGTACCGCTGGCTGTGTCGCCTGTCGGGGGTACTGGGGGCCGTCTGTGAGTACCCGGCCCGGGGGAGGGGCCGGCCACGTCGCCCACCGCGCATGCGTGCCGGGTCCTGCCCCTGGGCGCGCCCCcgcggggaggggctgggggcggggcggggcgggggctgcggggcgcgcgcggggcggACGCCCGGTGGTTGCTATGGTTACTGGCCCTGCGGCCCGGGCTGGGGCGACCCCGGGCGGGGCTGGCGGCTCTGGGGACGTTCCGGGAGGGAACGCGAGCTCCCGCGGCCCAGTCGCTGCCCCCGCCGCGTGTCCCTGCGCCCGGGGCTTGGCGGGTCCTCCCAGATGGCGCCCGGGCCGGGCGCGGCTTCGCCCGCTGACCGGGGCGTGGGTGGGGGCGGCAGCCGCCTTCACCTTTGGGCGACGGTCGTTGATCCGTGGGACGTGCCAGGGGACGGGCGGAGAGGGGTCCTCCCCGTCCATCCCTCTGCCGGCCGCTCTGCCGCTTCTCCCGCCCCGACGCAATGCCCCCAGCGCCATCCCCGACGCACATCCTGACCTCCAGTTGCGGGGACGCCGGGGCACATTCCCCCTCCCCGAAGGAACACGAATAGGAGGCAGACCTGCCACGGAAGTAAAGCAGAGATCCTACGGCGGGTTCTCCGAAGGCAGAGGCGCGTCTGAGTGGTccgctctcctctcctcttcccgtGGCCCTCAACTTTGGGAATTGCTGGAGCCGAGAGGGCACCTGGCACAGAGGGTGGGGCGGGGCAGACCCCCATCCAGTCTGCCGGGGGAACACCTTTCAGGGTCCCCTGCAGGTCCCGCAGCCCTGCCGGGTGGGTGGATGCGGGAAGTTCAGGAGTGCGAGGTGGGAGTGTGCGGCTCAGGCAGGGCGTGCCCTTATCCAGAGGTGGCCCCTGCGTCCCTGTCACGGGTGTCAGAGCAAGCACGTTTTTGCCTCCAGAGGAGAGACTGGTGGTTTGAGGTCAGGACTTAGATAAGACCCTCTCCAGTTTGGTTAGCTATTTTCCTTGCAGATCAGAGTAGGGGGGCCTGGAGGGAGTGACAGTGGTCAGTGGGGTAGAAAGGAAGGGTTCCGACTGTGGCCTGTGGGCCGTCACCCTCCCACTGTCTTGGATTCACCGTTTCTGCTGATTTCTCTAGGTCCTCAGGCAGTTCTGTGCCTCTCAAAGTGGGGTACCTGGGTCACCCCAGGACTTCATGGTGTTGGGGCTACAGATGAAGCACCAGGAGAAGCTCATGCCATTGCTCTCAAATGTCAGTTTCACTCGAAGATTGTGAGGCAGGGGTTGTTATGTAAATACCACGTAAGGTATTTGTGTGCACGGGGTAGAGTGCAAGGCACCCAAGAGTTTTAGggatgagggacacctggctggtgcAGTTGGTGGcatgtgagactcttgatcttggggttatgagttcgagccccatgttgggtgtagacatcacttaaaaacaaaatcttttttttttaagattttatttattcattcatagagacacacacaccgagagagagagagagagagagagagagagagagagaaagaggcagagacacaggcagagggaggagcaggctccatacagagagcctgacgtgggactccatctagggtctccaggatcccgcactgggctgcaggtggcgctaaaccgctgcgccaccggggctgcccaaaaacaaaattttaaataaaaaaagcttAGGGATGAAACAGGAATTCTGATAAGGGTTGCACTCTGGCTGGTCTCTTCAGTGTAGGGTTGCCCTCCTCATCAGCAGGCGTCTTGGAGAGGCATTTATTCTGGGTCCCGACAGTCATCCAGAAGCTATAGCCTGGGATCAAAGAGGACTGTACAGGATGCCTCCCTCACTTAGCAAGAACTGGAAACTTCAGGGGGACGGACATCTTCCAGCCTAGATTGTCCTAGGACTCCTGGCTGAAGCTTCTGTCTGGGTTGAAACCTGGTTCTCCCCCAAGGTTGGCTGTTCGCAGGacggtggggggagggtgggcccTGGAGGTGAACTGCTAGCTGCCACAGGTGTAGGCCTCTGTCAGGTGAGTCCAGGCCCACCTGAAATCAGGGCAGAAGCAGGACTGTGTTGGGGGTGCTCACATTTGTGGCCCTGGGGAACCTCGCTGCCTGAAAGCATACATGCCATGTCCAAGGGGAGTACCACCTTCTTAGTAGGCAGAACATACCTCTGTCATTCTAGGAGACCTTGGGGACACACGAGGGCAGTCCCTCTGCAGTTTGGGCTCACTTCATCTGGTTTCCTCTCCCACCACGGGTAGTCTGCATTGGGTTACCAGGGAAAACAGCCCGAGAATTCCAGGCCAGTCAGGGATCAAGTGCAGAGGAGCTGCTGCAAGTTTAATGAACTGGTTGCTAATTGCTGCCTGAGTGCCGAGcttccagccccaccccagcTAAGGCCCCagctgggtgctgggctgggtGCCAGGCTGGGTGCCAGCTGGGAGCCAGGGCCCAGAAGTGTCTGGCCAGCTCTGGGAGTTCTGGGTGAAGCAGGGCCCAGAGGCAGCTGGTTGTGTGCAGAGGTGGAGGCGAGTGTGGCACACCCTGCCTGTGGGGCACAGTCAGAAGCCCTGGGCTAGGCTCCACATTTGGGGCCTCAGGGCCTGATATTCCAGGGGTCTGTGGGCTGGGCTGTGGCACTTGCCTGTGTGCAGGAGAGAAAACGGACCTACAAAAGTAACAAGAACATCCCCAGGGTTCCTTAGCTGGTGTGCAGTTCACAGCCGGTGTGGTGATCCAGGTCTCCCTGATCCCAATTTCTGTTCCAAGAGAGGAAAGGCAGCCCTTGACCCAACCAAAATCCAATCCATGTTTCCTGCATCAGAGGGCTTCTTATGTGGCTAATCCTGTGAGTGGTGGTGCCTGCCTGACCTGAACCCCCTagactcctctctctcttcatcctcAATACCTTGAGGTCGGTAGGGGTTCAGCTGGGGTTCAGAGGCCAGCCCTCCCAGTGGTAGATTGGACAGAGGGTGACACGCCCTCTGAGCCCACCAGCCTCCAGCTGCACGCACACTtgctctggggcctggggcaagctgcttcacctctctgagcctgcatCCTCACCTGGGGTGTGGGGCAGTTACATTGGTCCCACTTGTGTCCGCTGGCAGAGAGGAGGCTTGCGGGTTCTGCGGGGGGGAAACAAGTGCTGGGTGTCGGAAGGAATCCTTCCTGGCAGGCTCTGTCCCTTCTTCCCCGCTGATTCCTGCTCCTGTCTCGCTTCCAAGCTTGTGCCATCTCGGGCCTCTTCAACTGCGTCACTATCCACCCTCTGAACATCGCGGCCGGCGTGTGGATGATGTGAGTAGCCTTGTGACCTACTGTCTTGCCCGGTGGGGTTTGGGGCATGTGGATTTCTGGTCGCCGGGCAGGTCTTCACCTCCTTCATACCCTGCCATGTTCGGTTTTTCTGATTCTCATTAGGGCCGGGCCCTGGAAGGCTCCTACCCAGGCCTTTATTGTAGGGCCAGAGTCACAAACATTTCCCGAGTGCCCACTGAGCCAGTCTTTGCGGGCACCATGTCCACTACCATGGGCCTGGCCTCTGGGAGCTCTGGGAGCCATCAGAGCCAGTCAAGGGCTGAGTTGGAGGCTTGGTGTCTGGTGGGGTTGGAGTCAGGTGCTGGGATCAGGAGCTCCAGCTGGGAGGTGGGCAAGCCACAGACAGGGCAGGTCAGAGCTGGTGTGGGACCAGGTAGTTAGAATGCCCTAGATGAATTCCCTGCCCACCTCGTGTCAGGATACCTCGATCCCGTGGGAAGGGAACGCAGGGGTGAGCCCTGACCAGTGCAGCTCTGGCTGCATCTGACCAACCCAGCGCATGCGCCAAGTGGCTGTGCACCAAGCAGTGCCTGTGCCCGTATGGGACTTGGccggggaggggcacagagataGACGGGGGGCCCTGCCCTCAGAGAACTCAGGCCAGGGGTGAGGCTTGCTGTGGTGGGGCCCAGAGGCCTGTGCTGGCCACAGGCagtagggatgggggtgggtcAAGGCGCTGGGCCCAGGCGTCAGTGGGTAGAGTCAGGAGACTGGCTGGCTGGGTGTGGAAGGGCTGGGAGGACTAGGGAGAGCCAGGGCGAGTGTGGGCTGTGCAGAGTCCCTGCTTGGGGCTCAGGTGGGCACCTGGGGCACCCTCAGCTTGATTCTCTGTAGGTCATGAGGGCCCAGTGTCTGTGACGGTGACCCAGCTGTGGAGAACACGAAGACTGGAGCAGACCCTCCGTCAGTCCCCACGGCCTAGTTGTTCCCAGCCCGAATATAGGAAGGCGGGCCGGGGTAGGGGGTGGCAGGGGAAGAATACTGCACAAAAGGGCTTGCTAAGCTCCCTCCTCCCTACGTGGGCTTTGTGAGGGGCAGCCTTCAGTGACTGTGGACGGACTGACCCACTCTGGGCTGTCCCAGTGGGTGAGCCGCTGCTGGGGACAGCTTTCCCAGGGCTGATGGCCCTGTGGGTGACAGCAGTGATCATGCTAGTAGCTGAGTGGCAGTCCACGCTCTGCAAAGTGCTACTGACAGCAGTGCCATGATGGAGGGGGTCTTGTCTCCTTCAAATACAGGAGGATAAAGGGAAGACCAGAATCTCCCTCTGGAGCATTCAGTTTGGTTAGGGAGGCTGGCATGTGGGCAGCGGTTCCGCAGAGGCCCCAAGAGGAGCCGTGGGGGGCCATTGGGGACCTCCTGCTCTCCAGGCCCATCAGCCTGccaccctctctccctgccctccagcaTGAACGCCTTCATCCTGCTGCTCTGCGAGGCACCCTTTTGCTGCCAGTTCATTGAGTTTGCGAACACCGTGGCGGAGAAGGTGGACCGGCTGCGCTCCTGGCAGAAGGCTGTCTTCTACTGCGGGTGAGGGGCCCCAGGGGCCGGAACGGCTCGGAGGCTGACCCCCAAACTCAGGAACCCCAAGGGCAGGCGATGGGTAGCAGCCAGCATGCGGggctgttggtgaggatgggcCTGGGTGAGCCTGGTGCAGGGTCCTCTGCGCCACAGTGGTGGCCATTGTGAAGTGGGACCAGTGGTGCAGCGGCCGGGGAGTGAGCTCAGCGCTGCAGTCACCTGCGCTGCAGATGTGAGGGGcgggagccctgccctgggctgcgTCAGAGAGAAGTGTGTGCCTGCAGCTCTGGCCCAGCCTCGAGGAGTTGTTAAGTACATCTTGGTAGGTCCACAGGACACGTCTGTGGGCAGCCTTTGGAGAGAGTACTGTCCTTACAGGTGCCCTGACATGAGGGCAGGTTGCAGAACAGAAA
This window contains:
- the CACFD1 gene encoding calcium channel flower homolog yields the protein MSGSGGASAAAVSSAPPAQDEGMTWWYRWLCRLSGVLGAVSCAISGLFNCVTIHPLNIAAGVWMIMNAFILLLCEAPFCCQFIEFANTVAEKVDRLRSWQKAVFYCGMAIIPIVISLTLTTLLGNAIAFATGVLYGLSALGKKGDAISYARIQQQKQQADEEKLTDTLEGEL